From the Solanum stenotomum isolate F172 chromosome 4, ASM1918654v1, whole genome shotgun sequence genome, one window contains:
- the LOC125862404 gene encoding uncharacterized protein LOC125862404 isoform X1 — MASQKVITVITTSSDISTGDSHPPANCPKGHCLCSPTTHRGSFRCRYHRTSGETTSTAWFKRSKSMPVNKNNNNNNLSSISPKSVEST, encoded by the exons atggcTTCCCAAAAAGTTATCACTGTCATCACTACTTCCTCCGATATCTCCACCGGAGATTCACACCCGCCGGCGAATTGTCCTAAAGGACACTGTTTGTGCTCTCCGACGACCCATCGAGGGTCATTCAG GTGCAGGTACCACCGTACCTCTGGTGAGACAACAAGTACTGCATGGTTCAAGAGATCAAAATCCATGCCTgttaataagaataataataataataatttgtcaTCAATTTCTCCTAAATCAGTTGAAtctacttaa
- the LOC125862404 gene encoding uncharacterized protein LOC125862404 isoform X2, with the protein MASQKVITVITTSSDISTGDSHPPANCPKGHCLCSPTTHRGSFRYHRTSGETTSTAWFKRSKSMPVNKNNNNNNLSSISPKSVEST; encoded by the exons atggcTTCCCAAAAAGTTATCACTGTCATCACTACTTCCTCCGATATCTCCACCGGAGATTCACACCCGCCGGCGAATTGTCCTAAAGGACACTGTTTGTGCTCTCCGACGACCCATCGAGGGTCATTCAG GTACCACCGTACCTCTGGTGAGACAACAAGTACTGCATGGTTCAAGAGATCAAAATCCATGCCTgttaataagaataataataataataatttgtcaTCAATTTCTCCTAAATCAGTTGAAtctacttaa
- the LOC125863040 gene encoding uncharacterized protein LOC125863040, with protein MKSSTSKIIMGAILIMVVTLAIILGLLLVFLVEFFCSLLLSRRQRSKTPVNSGTTSITQPSPQCQRSKRGTNFAITSTTQPPPLECQSIAPITSSHSSFYAQLGVLHVPRTYLFPKISTKDHHNIDDLKIVQNMSYPKLVHEVQSHQCSTSSTTIDEQFIYISNPIYDNTKIEHDTPFETPDTSPSCLELIIDSSSEEGDKNCGISTCSSTPSSVLLTPMKKLPIEACSISLRSGSINSNNYTSSSGSPCTSPSW; from the coding sequence atgaAGTCTAGTACTTCCAAGATAATAATGGGAGCAATATTAATAATGGTGGTAACCCTTGCAATAATTCTAGGCCTACTCTTAGTTtttcttgttgaatttttttgttctctCTTACTTAGTAGGCGCCAACGATCAAAAACACCTGTTAATTCCGGAACAACCTCCATCACACAACCATCACCACAATGTCAACGGTCAAAAAGGGGTACAAATTTCGCGATAACCTCTACCACACAACCACCACCACTAGAGTGTCAATCAATTGCTCCAATTACAAGTAGTCATAGTAGCTTTTATGCACAATTAGGGGTTCTTCATGTTCCAAGAACTTACCTCTTTCCTAAAATTTCCACTAAAGATCATCACAACATTGATGATCTTAAAATAGTCCAAAATATGTCATACCCTAAATTAGTCCATGAAGTACAATCACATCAATGTAGCACTAGTAGTACTACTATTGATGAACAATTTATTTACATATCAAATCCAATTTATGATAACACAAAAATTGAGCATGATACCCCGTTTGAAACGCCAGATACATCCCCCTCCTGTCTCGAATTAATCATTGATAGTTCTTCGGAAGAAGGAGACAAAAATTGTGGAATATCAACATGTTCTAGTACACCTTCTTCAGTACTATTAACTCCGATGAAGAAACTTCCAATCGAGGCATGTTCAATTTCACTAAGAAGTGGCTCTATTAATAGTAACAATTATACTTCTTCCTCTGGATCTCCATGTACTTCTCCTTCTTGgtaa